The genomic stretch CTTTTCCAGGGAATCAAGGGAGTCTGAAACCGTATACAGCTGATTACCCAGGGCAGGAGTAAAATCCTTTATAAAAGCCGCGAAATTGCGTATCGCCGCCGCCCCTTCAGGGAAGCGAAAGGGTGATTTTTCCGCGAAAAACGATAAGGCAAGATAAAAACTCAAAGCTTCAAGCAGCCCCAGGTGGGTCAAGGGATGAGACTTGGGGGCTTTTATACCAACAAGAAAATCCTGTTCCCAGAGTGGGATCCTGGTGCTCAGCTCATCTATGTAGCGTCCGGCTGTGGCACGATGGACCCCCAGACGGCGGGCAATCTCTGCCCGGCGCAGACCTTCAGGATGAGATAACAGCAGAAGTTCCAGCTGAGTTAATCGTTCACCTTTTTTCCCAACACATTTCATATACGGTCCTTGTCGCATAACAGAGAAAGTTGCATCACTGCAATCTCTTTATACCAGAAGATTGTTGCAGCTCTCGCAACAAGCCCGCTAAAAATCTGCATTATTTTAGTATTTTGAGTTATTTGATAATAATAATAAAAGAAGGATTATTGGTAAAGAACACTATTCCCCGTTTTTCGGGGAATAGTGATAAGTAAGAGGGGTCAGGTCTCCTGGGTGGGAACTTCGAGGGTTTCAACCAGCTTTTCCGGTTCGAGCCGGAAGGGAAAACCTTTTCCTTCGTAGAAACCGTGTTCTCCGATAAGATGGATATGAAGGTCCGAATAGGAGACCTCTTTCCCGTTTCTTTCGTTGCGCACAGTAGTGGTAGTCTTTTCAAAAAGCCCCGGATCCTCAAAGGGGCAAGGCAGCTTACCGCGGACCGAATCTACCCGGACAAGAATACCGGGTTCAACGGTTACGAACTCCCCCAACCCCTTTTCACCGCCATCCCGCAGCAGCTGCATTCGTGCGGCTATTGCTTCGTGGCTGACATCCAGACGCTGAACAGCCGCCTCATCCTCTATGATTATATCCACCAGGTGACGCTGGTCCCTGCCCAGAAAACCGTCCAGGGTAAGTACACCAGGGGCCATGTTGGCCTGGGCCCGTTTCATTTGCTGGGTTTGCTTCATCTATTGCCCCTCCTTAATTCAACATACGAAAACAGCGGATCAGCCGAACTTGTCAAAATAGATACGTTCATCGGGAACACCGTTTTTCGTGAGCACGTTTACACAGGCGTCGATCATTCCCGGGCTGCCGCACAGATAACCTTCCACATTGTCTCCGCTCTCCATGTGCCGGTCCAGCACATCGGTTATAAGGCCGACCTCTCCATCCCAGTTGTCCTCCGTCTCCGGCTCCGACAGGGCCGGAATGAACGTAAAGTTGGGCAGCTTCTTCTCAAGTTCCCGCATCTCATCAATCAGGAAAAGGTCCTTTTTGGTACGGGCACCGAAAAAATACCGGACCCTGCGGTTTATACCCTTATCCAGCATATCCAGCAGGATCGCTTTTATCGGGGCCATACCGGAACCGCCTGCAATACAGACGACATCCCGTTCGGTATCCCGC from Marispirochaeta sp. encodes the following:
- a CDS encoding HTH domain-containing protein, which encodes MKCVGKKGERLTQLELLLLSHPEGLRRAEIARRLGVHRATAGRYIDELSTRIPLWEQDFLVGIKAPKSHPLTHLGLLEALSFYLALSFFAEKSPFRFPEGAAAIRNFAAFIKDFTPALGNQLYTVSDSLDSLEKEGNADYWILLERIGEAWFSSQPVGIVYRDGEKTEVLSCQVKNIRIRTDVPGIAVDISLLNDGDEPHRLIDLSKVISVDYLKLEPGTALRSYKLI